The Poseidonibacter antarcticus genome includes a region encoding these proteins:
- a CDS encoding ModE family transcriptional regulator, producing MSSIDDNIDMKLDKIQKELIMTNLDEDGKLSCLKSFKVARLIGRKPKEMSAITKSLGIKITNCELGVFGKLKFKDQNMAVYNKIKKNFNGNTRVRCEILWEEAQKTSLKTVGSTVKSTDIDVVHCQLGCFRDKQGHKAEDNESKS from the coding sequence ATGTCTAGTATTGACGATAATATTGATATGAAACTTGATAAGATTCAAAAAGAATTGATTATGACAAATTTAGATGAAGATGGGAAACTATCTTGTCTAAAGTCATTTAAAGTTGCACGTTTAATTGGAAGAAAACCAAAAGAAATGTCAGCAATTACAAAAAGTTTAGGAATAAAAATAACAAATTGTGAATTAGGAGTTTTTGGGAAACTTAAGTTTAAAGACCAAAATATGGCTGTTTACAATAAAATAAAAAAGAATTTCAATGGTAATACAAGAGTAAGATGTGAGATCTTATGGGAAGAAGCACAAAAAACTTCTTTGAAAACAGTTGGTTCAACAGTAAAAAGTACTGATATTGATGTAGTACATTGTCAACTTGGATGTTTTAGAGAT
- the fdhD gene encoding formate dehydrogenase accessory sulfurtransferase FdhD, whose protein sequence is MDNAKYLKTVIIDKLIENVATQFEDVTIDESRLNLYLNGEKTISMMTIPKDQDAHAIGFLMSENVISSIADVEDITVSEDGLRVDVKAKINEGSLENLYKEKTLVSGCGGGITGNIEGSLEIPFNQTAFTVKAQTISSEIKIFYRESELYNLTGCVHKAMIYLLDGSTITAEDIGRHNAIDKVVGKCKLQGLDTTKSVLFVSGRLSSEMVTKAVMHRIPIIVSRTAPTYLGVQVAHKHGITMIGFARGRKMNLYTHQGRINV, encoded by the coding sequence ATGGATAACGCCAAATATTTAAAAACAGTAATTATTGACAAACTTATAGAAAATGTAGCAACCCAATTTGAAGATGTGACTATTGATGAATCACGTCTTAACTTGTATTTAAATGGTGAAAAAACTATATCTATGATGACAATACCAAAAGATCAAGATGCCCATGCTATTGGTTTTTTAATGAGTGAAAATGTAATATCTTCTATTGCTGATGTTGAAGATATTACTGTAAGCGAAGATGGTTTAAGAGTAGATGTAAAAGCAAAAATAAATGAAGGTTCCCTAGAGAATCTATACAAAGAAAAAACACTAGTAAGTGGATGTGGAGGCGGAATTACTGGAAATATAGAAGGTTCACTTGAAATACCTTTTAACCAAACTGCCTTTACAGTAAAAGCTCAAACGATTTCTTCTGAGATAAAAATATTTTATCGTGAGAGTGAATTATATAATTTAACAGGTTGTGTACATAAAGCAATGATTTATTTACTTGATGGTTCCACTATTACTGCTGAAGATATTGGACGACATAATGCAATTGATAAAGTTGTTGGAAAGTGTAAATTACAAGGCTTAGATACTACAAAATCTGTTTTATTTGTTTCAGGACGATTAAGTTCTGAAATGGTTACAAAAGCAGTAATGCATCGTATTCCTATAATTGTTTCAAGAACTGCACCTACTTATTTAGGTGTTCAGGTTGCACATAAACATGGTATCACGATGATAGGATTTGCACGAGGTAGAAAAATGAATTTATATACTCATCAAGGAAGAATAAATGTCTAG
- a CDS encoding cytochrome b/b6 domain-containing protein: MENKSFLSEYKVYLIIGLIFALLTYWYFWLATIADISYVYQFILQMLQGNFTGQIVPFDTLTHNQQMKVGLFGPSYDAIAPEVIRAFEERQHLLPIVFLVEFCMFFTMFIIAKGRKQAKITRREDTVVVYSVFQRIVLLLNIIIMIYLFITGFSITFGNWTGGGYIARLMRATHEIVGLGWMPVWFIMTIIAFKDHKYFVRPSMKIWNKIFLRGKYEPMNRVNYYAYVAFGFLLVFSGFIIWFMYPNAAVHAETIQIKRFILFIHFMGSAIISFFTFETVYSYFVSVKGYIPGVITGRLPIEYMEQLRPDVLEEENLKIEVK, translated from the coding sequence ATGGAAAATAAAAGTTTTCTAAGTGAATATAAGGTCTATTTAATTATAGGTCTTATTTTCGCCCTTTTAACATATTGGTACTTTTGGTTAGCAACTATTGCAGATATTTCTTATGTATATCAATTTATTTTGCAGATGTTACAAGGAAACTTTACGGGACAAATAGTTCCTTTTGATACTTTAACACATAATCAGCAAATGAAAGTAGGATTATTTGGACCTAGTTACGATGCAATAGCACCAGAGGTTATTAGAGCATTTGAAGAAAGACAGCATTTATTACCAATTGTATTTTTAGTTGAGTTTTGTATGTTTTTTACAATGTTCATTATAGCAAAGGGAAGAAAACAAGCAAAAATCACGAGAAGAGAAGATACTGTTGTAGTATATTCTGTTTTCCAAAGAATAGTACTTTTATTAAATATTATCATTATGATATATCTATTTATTACTGGTTTCTCAATTACTTTTGGGAATTGGACTGGTGGTGGATATATAGCAAGATTGATGAGAGCAACACATGAAATTGTAGGATTAGGCTGGATGCCAGTTTGGTTTATTATGACTATTATTGCTTTTAAAGATCATAAATATTTTGTAAGACCAAGTATGAAAATTTGGAATAAAATATTCTTGCGTGGAAAATATGAACCAATGAATAGAGTAAACTATTATGCGTATGTAGCTTTTGGCTTCTTACTTGTATTTAGTGGTTTTATTATTTGGTTTATGTATCCAAATGCAGCAGTGCATGCTGAAACTATACAAATAAAAAGATTTATTTTGTTTATTCACTTTATGGGAAGTGCAATTATTTCATTCTTTACGTTTGAAACAGTGTACTCATATTTTGTATCTGTAAAAGGATATATTCCTGGTGTAATTACAGGAAGATTACCAATAGAGTATATGGAACAATTAAGACCTGATGTTTTAGAAGAAGAAAATTTAAAAATAGAAGTTAAGTAG